The Deltaproteobacteria bacterium genome contains a region encoding:
- a CDS encoding TolC family protein translates to MKCFLILVPLFVYTSGALAKDNYAPLTLAAVERQALDSSFNAKTINAELEAAQNRAEAQHSLLYPKLTLEGTYKYITEVPTLKFPGGATTPFGDHQNYSIGPTITWNLLDFGSTRKLVGGAEALKASKEAEKDLINRQILLAARLAYFKIQLRAEQQRLVTDSLKLAESQHRDIQNRKNIGSSNRIDLLAAHKEVLNLKLQSRQLQSDLSSDLRDIYALIGRNESSLAPGPAGIDPIQKSLVALGKYEEAYLSDNGLSQHPLLKMHSAAAESLRLTSESFSANTLPKLSLFLKTSIDYPNGPILENINQNTVGLILSMPIYEGGRSSSDAAEKQNLAVASDNRREQARIDIYRDWQKAKDQLKGLRDKREIHDDSVRESIERAKLVYGSYRAGRSSFLEVQSANLHALEAKVQATTNDVQILIQLAYLASISEEQ, encoded by the coding sequence ATGAAATGCTTTCTGATATTAGTCCCTTTGTTCGTTTATACAAGCGGGGCCCTCGCCAAAGACAATTACGCTCCACTGACCCTAGCCGCAGTCGAGCGTCAGGCTTTAGATTCATCGTTTAATGCAAAGACGATAAATGCCGAGCTGGAAGCAGCTCAAAATAGAGCTGAGGCCCAGCATTCCCTTCTCTATCCAAAACTCACGCTGGAAGGAACCTACAAGTATATTACGGAAGTGCCCACTCTCAAATTTCCTGGAGGAGCTACCACGCCTTTTGGCGACCATCAAAACTACTCCATAGGTCCCACAATAACGTGGAACCTTTTGGATTTTGGTTCAACGAGAAAATTGGTAGGTGGGGCAGAAGCATTAAAAGCCTCAAAAGAAGCTGAGAAGGATTTAATTAACAGACAAATACTGCTCGCAGCTCGCTTAGCCTATTTTAAAATTCAACTGAGAGCCGAGCAGCAAAGGTTAGTGACAGACTCTTTAAAACTTGCGGAGTCTCAACATAGAGACATTCAAAATCGAAAAAATATCGGTTCATCAAATCGGATCGACTTACTTGCGGCACACAAAGAAGTATTAAATTTAAAACTTCAATCTCGCCAACTACAGTCAGATCTTTCTTCGGATTTAAGAGATATTTATGCACTTATTGGTCGCAATGAATCATCGCTCGCTCCAGGCCCAGCCGGGATTGACCCTATTCAAAAATCTTTGGTCGCTCTCGGTAAATATGAAGAGGCTTATCTGAGCGATAATGGGTTAAGCCAACACCCCCTCCTGAAAATGCATTCCGCCGCCGCCGAGTCGCTTCGTTTAACATCAGAAAGCTTCAGCGCAAATACACTTCCAAAATTGTCGCTTTTTTTAAAAACATCGATCGACTATCCAAATGGTCCCATTTTAGAAAACATCAATCAAAATACAGTTGGCCTCATTCTAAGTATGCCGATTTATGAGGGCGGTCGGTCCTCAAGTGATGCCGCTGAAAAACAGAACTTGGCCGTCGCAAGCGATAACCGTCGAGAACAAGCCCGAATAGATATTTATCGAGATTGGCAAAAAGCCAAAGACCAACTTAAGGGCCTTCGTGATAAGCGTGAAATTCACGACGACTCAGTAAGGGAAAGTATCGAAAGAGCAAAATTAGTCTATGGATCGTATCGCGCTGGGCGGTCGAGTTTCTTAGAGGTTCAGAGCGCAAATCTACATGCTCTAGAGGCAAAAGTACAAGCCACAACTAATGACGTTCAAATTCTAATTCAACTGGCCTATCTGGCAAGTATCTCTGAGGAGCAATAA
- a CDS encoding TetR/AcrR family transcriptional regulator, translated as MSAKDAIYTAAIELFSKRGFDGVSIRDIATLANVHFASIRYHFGDKEDLYNACISKHGESRLVSAKRFLGAEPKSVEDIRLRLGYAIDDVFRIHNENPFLTKLLLLEVESTDHRADLVLKKTMVAMTATYAQFFKICQEKKFIHNNLDPLFITQSLMGILHHFMRTESTRERLLSHKKLKHNDSKELMVENIITLFLGKK; from the coding sequence ATGAGCGCAAAAGACGCAATATACACCGCAGCAATAGAGCTTTTCTCAAAACGTGGTTTCGATGGGGTTTCTATAAGAGATATCGCGACCTTGGCCAACGTGCATTTTGCTAGTATTCGGTATCACTTTGGAGACAAAGAGGACCTATATAATGCCTGTATTTCGAAGCATGGTGAAAGTCGACTCGTGTCGGCAAAGCGGTTTTTGGGTGCAGAGCCTAAGAGCGTTGAAGATATACGCCTTCGCTTAGGATATGCGATTGATGACGTATTCCGAATTCACAATGAAAATCCATTTCTAACAAAACTGTTGCTGCTTGAAGTAGAATCAACGGATCATCGAGCGGATCTCGTGCTAAAAAAGACAATGGTTGCAATGACAGCAACCTATGCCCAGTTTTTCAAGATTTGCCAAGAAAAGAAATTTATCCACAACAATTTAGATCCGCTCTTTATTACTCAATCTCTTATGGGTATTTTGCATCATTTTATGAGGACAGAATCAACCAGGGAACGACTGCTATCCCACAAAAAATTAAAACACAACGATAGCAAAGAACTTATGGTTGAAAACATAATTACCTTATTTCTTGGAAAGAAATAA